Within Candidatus Acidiferrales bacterium, the genomic segment CTCCATAGTGAATTTTACCGCGAGCGGGGCGTTGGCGGCGATTTTCTTCGCCAGGGTTTCGGCGGCGGGCATGAGCTCCGCCAGGGGCGTGACCTGGTTCACCAATCCGATGCGCAAGGCATCCTGGGCTGAGACCAGATCGCCGGTCAACAGAATCTGCATCGCCATTCCCTTGCCCACCAGGCGGGCAAGGCGCTGCGTTCCCCCGTAGCCGGCCATGATGCCGAGTTTCACCTCCGGCTGGCCGAACTTGGCATTGTCGCTCGCCAACCGCAGCGTGCAGGCCATGGCCAGTTCGCAGCCGCCGCCCAGGGCATAGCCGTTCACCGCGGCGATGACCGGCTTGCCCAGGTGCTCCATCAGGGCAAATACGCTCTGGCCGAAAAGCGAAAACTCTTTGCCTTCCAGCGGCGTTTGCCGGGCAAGCTCGTTGATGTCGGCGCCGGAGACGAACGACTTTTCACCCGAACCGGTCAAGATGGCCACCCGCACTTCGGCGTCATCGCGAACCTTGACGAAACAATCCAGCAACTCTTCCACCGTCTTGCGGTTGAGCGCGTTCAGGACGGTTGGGCGATTCACCGTGACAAAAGCGATGGGAGCGCGTTTTTCAAAGAGCAGATTCTCGTAGGACATGGAGATGAATCCTTTCGATGAATGGTCTTCGTACCAAACGGGACAGGAAAGCTGGTAGCTCAGGTGGCGCGTCGGCGGCATCACCCGAGGCAGTTTCCCGGATGCCAAGACCTCAGGTGAACGGAAGACGTCCTCCCCGAGCTACAGGCGCTGTGCCGCCACCTCAGCCCCTGGCTTCCAGTCCTTTGCTAGGAATTGGCTTCTCCGGATTCGAATAGTCGTAGAAGCCCTTGCCGGTCTTGCGACCAGCCCATCCGGCCAGCACAAGCCGGCGCAGCAACGAGGGCGCTGAAAAACGTTTCTCCTTGAACTCGTCGAACATGATGTCAGCGATGTACATCGTTGTGTCAAGGCCGACGAAGTCAAGCAGCGTGAAGGGACCCATGGGATAGCCACAGCCGAGTTTCATGGCATTATCGATGTCTTCAATCGTCCCCACCCCCTCCTCGAGCGCCCGAACCGCATCCAGGAGATAGGGCACAAGCAACCGGTTCACAATGAAACCGGTTCGGTCAGAGGTGCGCACCGGGGTCTTGCCCAGCCGGTGTGCGAA encodes:
- a CDS encoding enoyl-CoA hydratase-related protein; translation: MPPTRHLSYQLSCPVWYEDHSSKGFISMSYENLLFEKRAPIAFVTVNRPTVLNALNRKTVEELLDCFVKVRDDAEVRVAILTGSGEKSFVSGADINELARQTPLEGKEFSLFGQSVFALMEHLGKPVIAAVNGYALGGGCELAMACTLRLASDNAKFGQPEVKLGIMAGYGGTQRLARLVGKGMAMQILLTGDLVSAQDALRIGLVNQVTPLAELMPAAETLAKKIAANAPLAVKFTMEAVHHGMEMPQEEGLFLEATLFGLCCATEDMREGTKAFLEKRPAKFTGR